A single region of the Nicotiana sylvestris chromosome 6, ASM39365v2, whole genome shotgun sequence genome encodes:
- the LOC138871969 gene encoding uncharacterized protein, producing the protein MQKPRTFTPLGEAYTTLFHKLKQIGLLNPVETKLPNPLPGNLNHSVSCEYCSGTPGHDTEKCWKLKTAIQDLIDANRIKVPEPGAPNINENPLPVHHEAHMIELVHEGGRPKTPSQTVMMIRSSTNEESTSGKAVVQSGEVYDKPFVIAGKGSSITAKRSESVRAVLQGVANKRRLVVKGVHVGPVIIKPVIQLPMTKLRRVNPETIKKPVTEEEAEEFLKKIKAQDYSIIEQLRKTQSRFRCYPSNQVTFSDDELPVEGTEHNRALYLTVKCEESVVTRALIDNGSSANICPLATLNKLKVADDRIHQNSVCVRGFHGGGINIVGDIVLELTIGPVEFTMEFQVIDVAMSYNLLLGRPWIHAAKAVPSTLHQVVKFEWDRQEIVVHGDDDTHAASDTIVPFIETDDDKGPWVYQVFDAV; encoded by the exons atgcaaaagccaagaacattcactccgttgggagaagcCTATACTACTCTATTTCACAAGTTGAAGCAGATAGGCCTACTAAATCCTGTTGAAACCAAATTACCAAATCCCCTCCCCGGAAATCTGAACCATTCAgtaagttgcgaatattgttcgggtactcccgggcatgatactgagaaatgttggaagttgaagactgccatacaagatcttattgacgcAAATAGGATCAAGGTTCCGGAACCAggggcacccaacatcaatgaaaatccgTTACCTGTACACcatgaagctcacatgattgaattagtgcacgagggagggagaccaaaaacaccctcacaaacggtaatgatgattcgctccagtactaatgaagagtcgaccagtggaaaggcagtggtacagtcggGAGAGGTATATGACAAGCCCTTTGTGATAGCAGGGAAAGGGTCGTCTATTACTGCGAAAAGGTCAGAGTCAGTCAGAGCAGTGTTGCAGGGAGTAGCAAACAAACGAAGgttggtagtaaaaggggtccatgtgggaccagttattatcaagccagtcaTACAGTTGCCGATGACAA agttgagaagggtcaatcctgaaacaataaagaaacctgtaacagaggaagaagcagaggaatttctgaagaagataaaggcacaggattactcaattatagagcaattgagaaagacccAGTCCAGATTTCGTTGTtatcctt caaaccaagtgacattctctgacgatgaatTACCAgtagagggtactgaacacaacagagcacttTATCTGACGGTAAAgtgcgaagaatcggtggtcactcgagcattaattgataacgggtccagtgccaatatctgtcctttggccactctcaacaagctaaaggttgctgatgacaGGATCCACCAGAACagtgtctgcgtccgaggttttcaTGGGGGCGGCATTAACATAgtaggtgatatcgtactggaactaaccattggcccagtcgagttcaccatggaatttcaagtaatagatgtggcaatgtcgtacaatcttttgttggggcgaccatggatccatgcagctAAGGCAGTGCCTTCTACGCTACATcaagtggtcaaatttgaatgggatagacaagagattgtggtacacggggatgacgacACACACGCCGCTAGTGAtactattgtgcccttcatagaaaccgacgatgataagggcccatgggtttatcaggtttttgatgcagtctag